A DNA window from Falco naumanni isolate bFalNau1 chromosome Z, bFalNau1.pat, whole genome shotgun sequence contains the following coding sequences:
- the ISL1 gene encoding insulin gene enhancer protein ISL-1 isoform X1, translating to MGDMGDPPKKKRLISLCVGCGNQIHDQYILRVSPDLEWHAACLKCAECNQYLDETCTCFVRDGKTYCKRDYIRLYGIKCAKCSIGFSKNDFVMRARAKVYHIECFRCVACSRQLIPGDEFALREDGLFCRADHDVVERASLGAGDPLSPLHPARPLQMAAEPISARQPALRPHVHKQPEKTTRVRTVLNEKQLHTLRTCYAANPRPDALMKEQLVEMTGLSPRVIRVWFQNKRCKDKKRSIMMKQLQQQQPNDKTNIQGMTGTPMVAASPERHDGGLQANPVEVQSYQPPWKVLSDFALQSDIDQPAFQQLVNFSEGGPGSNSTGSEVASMSSQLPDTPNSMVASPIEA from the exons ATGGGAGACATGGGAGACCCACCAAAAA aaaaacgCCTGATTTCCCTATGTGTTGGTTGCGGCAATCAGATTCACGATCAGTATATTCTGAGGGTTTCTCCGGATTTGGAATGGCATGCGGCGTGTTTGAAGTGTGCAGAGTGTAATCAGTATTTGGACGAGACCTGTACGTGCTTTGTTAGGGATGGCAAAACCTACTGTAAAAGAGATTATATCAG GTTATACGGCATCAAGTGCGCCAAGTGCAGCATCGGCTTCAGCAAGAATGACTTCGTGATGCGCGCCCGCGCCAAGGTGTACCACATCGAGTGTTTCCGCTGCGTGGCCTGCAGCCGCCAGCTCATCCCCGGCGATGAATTCGCGCTGCGGGAGGACGGCCTCTTCTGCCGGGCGGACCACGACGTGGTGGAGCGGGCCAGCCTGGGCGCCGGGGACCCGCTCAGCCCCCTGCACCCCGCCCGGCCGCTGCAGATGGCAG CAGAACCTATCTCTGCCAGACAGCCAGCTTTGCGACCCCATGTCCACAAGCAGCCCGAGAAGACCACCCGAGTCCGGACTGTCCTTAATGAAAAACAGCTTCACACCTTGAGGACCTGCTATGCTGCCAACCCCAGACCTGACGCCCTCATGAAAGAGCAACTGGTAGAAATGACTGGCCTCAGCCCGAGGGTCATCAGGGTTTGGTTTCAAAACAAGAGGTGCAAGGACAAAAAAAGGAGCATTATGATGaagcagcttcagcagcagcaacccaATGACAAAACT AATATCCAGGGGATGACAGGAACTCCGATGGTGGCTGCTAGTCCGGAGAGACATGACGGCGGTTTACAGGCGAACCCAGTGGAGGTGCAGAGTTACCAGCCGCCCTGGAAAGTACTGAGTGACTTCGCATTGCAGAGTGACATAGACCAACCTGCTTTTCAGCAACTA gttaatttttcagaaggagGACCCGGTTCCAATTCTACTGGAAGTGAAGTAGCATCAATGTCCTCTCAGCTGCCAGATACGCCCAACAGTATGGTAGCCAGTCCTATTGAGGCATGA
- the ISL1 gene encoding insulin gene enhancer protein ISL-1 isoform X2 — protein MGDMGDPPKKKRLISLCVGCGNQIHDQYILRVSPDLEWHAACLKCAECNQYLDETCTCFVRDGKTYCKRDYIRLYGIKCAKCSIGFSKNDFVMRARAKVYHIECFRCVACSRQLIPGDEFALREDGLFCRADHDVVERASLGAGDPLSPLHPARPLQMAEPISARQPALRPHVHKQPEKTTRVRTVLNEKQLHTLRTCYAANPRPDALMKEQLVEMTGLSPRVIRVWFQNKRCKDKKRSIMMKQLQQQQPNDKTNIQGMTGTPMVAASPERHDGGLQANPVEVQSYQPPWKVLSDFALQSDIDQPAFQQLVNFSEGGPGSNSTGSEVASMSSQLPDTPNSMVASPIEA, from the exons ATGGGAGACATGGGAGACCCACCAAAAA aaaaacgCCTGATTTCCCTATGTGTTGGTTGCGGCAATCAGATTCACGATCAGTATATTCTGAGGGTTTCTCCGGATTTGGAATGGCATGCGGCGTGTTTGAAGTGTGCAGAGTGTAATCAGTATTTGGACGAGACCTGTACGTGCTTTGTTAGGGATGGCAAAACCTACTGTAAAAGAGATTATATCAG GTTATACGGCATCAAGTGCGCCAAGTGCAGCATCGGCTTCAGCAAGAATGACTTCGTGATGCGCGCCCGCGCCAAGGTGTACCACATCGAGTGTTTCCGCTGCGTGGCCTGCAGCCGCCAGCTCATCCCCGGCGATGAATTCGCGCTGCGGGAGGACGGCCTCTTCTGCCGGGCGGACCACGACGTGGTGGAGCGGGCCAGCCTGGGCGCCGGGGACCCGCTCAGCCCCCTGCACCCCGCCCGGCCGCTGCAGATGGCAG AACCTATCTCTGCCAGACAGCCAGCTTTGCGACCCCATGTCCACAAGCAGCCCGAGAAGACCACCCGAGTCCGGACTGTCCTTAATGAAAAACAGCTTCACACCTTGAGGACCTGCTATGCTGCCAACCCCAGACCTGACGCCCTCATGAAAGAGCAACTGGTAGAAATGACTGGCCTCAGCCCGAGGGTCATCAGGGTTTGGTTTCAAAACAAGAGGTGCAAGGACAAAAAAAGGAGCATTATGATGaagcagcttcagcagcagcaacccaATGACAAAACT AATATCCAGGGGATGACAGGAACTCCGATGGTGGCTGCTAGTCCGGAGAGACATGACGGCGGTTTACAGGCGAACCCAGTGGAGGTGCAGAGTTACCAGCCGCCCTGGAAAGTACTGAGTGACTTCGCATTGCAGAGTGACATAGACCAACCTGCTTTTCAGCAACTA gttaatttttcagaaggagGACCCGGTTCCAATTCTACTGGAAGTGAAGTAGCATCAATGTCCTCTCAGCTGCCAGATACGCCCAACAGTATGGTAGCCAGTCCTATTGAGGCATGA